From uncultured Desulfobacter sp.:
TTTTAAGGTCCTTATCATTACGGATCATCTGGGCAAGTTTTTCAATCAGGCTGTTTCTCTCCATGCTTTTTAGTCCGGTATTTTCCAGCAAGTTCATAAACTCATACGGGTCTTCGGGTGCCACAGCATCGTTGTAAACCTGGCCAAAAAGCCTTATTCCATGGGCAAAAGGGATAAAATCAGCCCAATAAATTTTTACCCAGTCATCATAAATTTTTTGTCTTCTCTCGATTTCACTGCACAAAGATTGGGCAGAAAGTATTTCAAGATCCTGTTGTTTTAATTTATCAGCTTCAGATATCATTTTAGGGATCAGGTGATGCTCAATCTTGTCGTAGAGGTTCTTTAAATTTTCGTAGCTCCTGTGTAAGGTGAGATACCAGGATCGTTTGTCATCTGTTTCAGTAAATCCGGTGCTGGTGATGGGTCTGGCCTGAAGAATTATCAATTCACCATTGGTTATTGTCCATTCAACATCCTGGGGTTTGCCGAAAATTTGTTCAAGTCGATTGCCGGTTTTCCATATTTGATGAATCTCTTCCTGGTTCAGCGGCGGTGTTTTGGCTTCATGGTCTTTCAAATCATGAAACACAATTCCAGTTTTTCCCGGGGCGGCATATCTTTTTCGAACCGGATCTGTATGGCGGATTACTTTTCCGGTGGAACGGCTTAAGATCCATCGGTCCGGCTCTATGTCACCATCAACAAGTGCCTGATTCAGACCATAAACGGATTCAATCACCGATTCATTTGAACTGGAAGGGTTTAATCCGAAAAAGATACCGGATCTGTCTGATGGAATCAGTTCCTGGATAACAGCAGCCATCCGGCTGGTCTGGATATCCAGCCCCAGTTCTTTGCGGTAGAGCAGCGCTGCATCTGAGTAAAGTGAGGCCCATACCAGTTTGATGTGCTTTATGATTTCACTGATCCCGGAAACGTTTAAAAAAGAGTCATGAAGACCTGCAAATGAATTCGATGCCCCATCCTCGCCCGGCGCTGAGGATCTTACGGCCACAGGGGTATTTCCACAATATTTATCAATCAGGCCTGCAAGATCTTTTTCGATCTTTTCGGGTATCGGGGTGATTAAAAAATAGTTGCGGATACGTAAAGACGTATCCCATATTTCTTCCCACCGCATTTGCTCAAGCGGTTTTCTGTTGATTTCAAAAAAAATCCTGTCTTTGAGACGGGACTGATTAAGATAATCATCATAAATCTTGCAGGGAACGCAGAAGGTTTTCGGCACCCGGATACCATGGCTATGAATCTTTGCTAAACAATGGGTTTTGCCGCCAACCTGGTCTTTTCCGGCATTTAAGCATTCATCTATATTGAGAAGCGTTTTCATTGTTTGACCTTAAATTCCACGACATTTTGAAATCGGTTGACCATAAAATACCGTTTCATGGAGATACGGACAAAAGCTGTGGTAGGTGCCTTGGAAAATTCTTTTAAATTAGGATTCTTTTTCAGGTATAAATCAAGTGCTGTTTGCTCAATTGACTTATCAATAATTTGGGCAATACCCGTACCGGTAACGGAGACTGCATTATAAACATCATCGGCTTTATTTTGGCTGTCATTGACAAGAATACAGACCTTCGGATTTGCTTTCAGATTTTCGTATTTACGGGTTGTATTGGGGGTTAGAAAATAAAAATAATTAAGATCAGAGTTTACAGCAAATGCAATAAGGCTTGAATATGGCTGATCGTTTTTCTGGGTGGAGAGGACAGCAAAGCTCTGTGATTCAAATAGCTGCGTAATATTCTTTAATATCTGTTGGTTGTCATCGCTCATATAATAATCCTATACATTTCACTCGATGATCGAGTTTTAATATTATTGATCTGATAACCGACATGTACTCGTCGGATCTGGAGAGTATTTGTTCGGTTTTTTTATAAATTTTAGATTAGAGGCTTTTACCAACCCTTTTAACATTTGCGTCAATACATATTGGTGGAATGGATATAGGGCATACCAATACAAAAGCCCGGCTAAACCTTTAGGAAAAAAACGTGCGAGCAAACTGACATTCCAGACATCACTTTTCATAGTCTCCATTTTAATCTCTAAAAGCGCTTCGCCCGGTATTTTCATTTCAGCCAATAAAAGCAACCTTGATTCGGTTTCTATTTCAAGGACTCTCCAAAAATCAAGTGCATCCCCGACCCTGAGTTCTTTTTGGGAGCGCCTGCCGCGGGATAGCCCAACCCCTCCAATGAATATATCAAAGAGGCCATACACCTTCCACATCATATCCGCACCGTAATACCCGGTCCGACCACCAATTTTTTCAATAGACTTCCATAGATTCCCTGGCCTTCCCTTCACAGTAGCCTGGTAACCGCAAGAAAGAATAGTACCTCCTGAATAGGCAGAATCTCCATAGTGCGACCATTCAGGATATTTGATTTCACCGGCATCAGCCCAGCAGGTGTCGACCTGCTCCTGACGAACGCGGTCAAGTGCCCTTCGAATTGCTTCTGAGCACGAAATCAGGTCTTGGGGAATAATCCGGGTTATGCTGTTCTCCGTGCAGATCGTGGGTAAACTTAACCCTTCTGCCAGGGGTCGTGCAATGGCGGCAGGCACCGGTGTCACAAGGTGAATCCAAAGAGATGAGAATTTAGGCGTTAATAAAGGAACCGGAATTATAAATGGTGCAGGTAAATTTGCCTCTTTGGCGAAGAGGCGGAATAAATCCTGGTATGTGATCACCTCGGGGCCACCAATATCGAATATTTTTCCTTTTGTTTCGGGATGTTCTAAACAGCCTTTTAAATATCCTAAAATATTGGTTATTGAAATTGGCTGGGTTGGCATACTAACCCATTTGGGCGTTATCATTATAGGTAATCGTTCAGTAAGATATCTTAATATTTCAAAACTGGCACTGCCTGATCCCAAAATCATGGCAGCTCGAAGTATAGTTGCAGGAACCGTGCTTTCCATAAAAATTTTACCAACTTCATTTCTGGAAATGAGATGTTTGCTGATATTTTTATGGGTTATATCTCCAAGGCCGCCTAAATATATGATATGATCGATACCTTTCTCTGTAGCGGCTTGAACCATGTTCCTTGCACCATTCTTATCTGCATCTCGGTATTTACCTTTTTGGGAGATCATGGAGTGGACAAGATAATAAACGGTACCACAACCTTTTGCCGCACTTTTCAGCGACTCTACATCTTGAATATCTCCTTTAACCAGTTCTACATTTTGATCCTGCCCCCATGGTCGGTCTTGCATCTTAGCGATCGAACGTCCCATGGCTTTCACCTTGTATCCGTCCGCCAATAATAATGGGATAAGACGGCCGGAAACATAACCGGTTGCTCCTGTTACCAAAATAGGTTTTACGTTATTCATCCGGGCCCCCCTGAAATAATTTGTTGCCAAAATAAAAAAATGGAAAAGTTGTTTGTAACCTACTTATACTGATAAAAAGACTGATTAATCAAGAAAATGAGTGTCAAACATTTTAAAACCTTATAAGGTAAATAACAATTAATGATATGAACTTTTTAAAAACAAGGATTTTGACTTTGACGATTTCACGACTTAGAAACAGATTCGGCCAAAAAGTTAATTATATAAAGAAGTTATCAATATTACTTTTTACATTTATAGTTGGGTGTACTGGAATACCTGAAAATGTAAAACCCGTTACTAATTTCAAGTTAGAAAAATATCTGGGGAAATGGTATGAAATTGCAAGACTGGACCATTCATTTGAGCGCGGATTGTCTCATGTGACCGCAGAATATACATTGCGAAATGACGGGGGTGTCAAAGTCATAAATCGCGGATACTCCGCGGAGAAAAACGCATGGAAAGCAGCTG
This genomic window contains:
- a CDS encoding PEP/pyruvate-binding domain-containing protein, giving the protein MKTLLNIDECLNAGKDQVGGKTHCLAKIHSHGIRVPKTFCVPCKIYDDYLNQSRLKDRIFFEINRKPLEQMRWEEIWDTSLRIRNYFLITPIPEKIEKDLAGLIDKYCGNTPVAVRSSAPGEDGASNSFAGLHDSFLNVSGISEIIKHIKLVWASLYSDAALLYRKELGLDIQTSRMAAVIQELIPSDRSGIFFGLNPSSSNESVIESVYGLNQALVDGDIEPDRWILSRSTGKVIRHTDPVRKRYAAPGKTGIVFHDLKDHEAKTPPLNQEEIHQIWKTGNRLEQIFGKPQDVEWTITNGELIILQARPITSTGFTETDDKRSWYLTLHRSYENLKNLYDKIEHHLIPKMISEADKLKQQDLEILSAQSLCSEIERRQKIYDDWVKIYWADFIPFAHGIRLFGQVYNDAVAPEDPYEFMNLLENTGLKSMERNSLIEKLAQMIRNDKDLKTELENERMPDPSHPFRILLDSFVDQFGDLSCTTGSGSECDYGKNAVIQLLLEFAGRPIKSGKSNETDTAQLKDRYIKSFPVDRRDFAKDVLYLGRESYRLRDDDNIHLGRIEAGLFDAVQEGRRRLIHPGTTKNDIGILLKAPALSLEQKDQSREEKVAPDKIATEKWISSRQIVGHPAGPGISSGRARLIKTPQDLLSFKQGEVLVCEGVDPNMTFVVPLAAAVVEERGGMLIHGAIIAREYGLPCITGASNAMKLIENGNQITVDGYLGIITCHTEEL
- a CDS encoding pyridoxamine 5'-phosphate oxidase family protein — protein: MSDDNQQILKNITQLFESQSFAVLSTQKNDQPYSSLIAFAVNSDLNYFYFLTPNTTRKYENLKANPKVCILVNDSQNKADDVYNAVSVTGTGIAQIIDKSIEQTALDLYLKKNPNLKEFSKAPTTAFVRISMKRYFMVNRFQNVVEFKVKQ
- a CDS encoding SDR family oxidoreductase, giving the protein MNNVKPILVTGATGYVSGRLIPLLLADGYKVKAMGRSIAKMQDRPWGQDQNVELVKGDIQDVESLKSAAKGCGTVYYLVHSMISQKGKYRDADKNGARNMVQAATEKGIDHIIYLGGLGDITHKNISKHLISRNEVGKIFMESTVPATILRAAMILGSGSASFEILRYLTERLPIMITPKWVSMPTQPISITNILGYLKGCLEHPETKGKIFDIGGPEVITYQDLFRLFAKEANLPAPFIIPVPLLTPKFSSLWIHLVTPVPAAIARPLAEGLSLPTICTENSITRIIPQDLISCSEAIRRALDRVRQEQVDTCWADAGEIKYPEWSHYGDSAYSGGTILSCGYQATVKGRPGNLWKSIEKIGGRTGYYGADMMWKVYGLFDIFIGGVGLSRGRRSQKELRVGDALDFWRVLEIETESRLLLLAEMKIPGEALLEIKMETMKSDVWNVSLLARFFPKGLAGLLYWYALYPFHQYVLTQMLKGLVKASNLKFIKKPNKYSPDPTSTCRLSDQ
- a CDS encoding lipocalin family protein; translation: MTISRLRNRFGQKVNYIKKLSILLFTFIVGCTGIPENVKPVTNFKLEKYLGKWYEIARLDHSFERGLSHVTAEYTLRNDGGVKVINRGYSAEKNAWKAAEGKAYFVEESDLGYLKVSFFGPFYGSYIIFELDQDGYQYSLVSGPDKSYLWILGRNPTMKKEIKSALLEKAADVGFDISGLIFINHENLPEG